One window of Haloarchaeobius salinus genomic DNA carries:
- a CDS encoding thiolase C-terminal domain-containing protein, with protein MRDAYVVGAGQSDFGSFPDESYRSLFETAYDAAVDSVAGGIDTDDFDEAVVGTLGVGGRQLGLSGPAVTEHVGLHGVPTTRVENACAASGYAVRQAVQAVKSGMADVVLAGGVEVMTDASGDATKYWLGVSGETEWERLSGTTFAGVYAQMASAHMAEHGTTNEQLSQVAVKNHAHGADNPHAHLGFTCSLEDAMNAPVVADPLNLYHCCPTTDGAAAAIVVSEDVVDQYADEALRVAGVGAASDRVGLFQRDSYVNVPASVEAAATAYEMAGFGPEELDFAEVHDCFAIAELMAYEDLGLCEPGESGAFVADGRSDYGGEVVVNTSGGLKSKGHPIGATGAGQVVEAFKQLTGQAGERQVEGATRGLTHNVGGSGGAAVVHAFEREVIGA; from the coding sequence ATGCGAGATGCGTACGTCGTCGGGGCGGGCCAGTCCGACTTCGGCTCCTTCCCCGACGAGAGCTACCGGTCGCTGTTCGAGACGGCCTACGACGCCGCCGTCGACAGCGTCGCGGGGGGCATCGACACCGACGACTTCGACGAGGCCGTCGTGGGGACACTCGGCGTCGGCGGTCGCCAGCTCGGGCTCTCCGGGCCGGCGGTCACCGAGCACGTCGGGCTCCACGGCGTGCCGACGACCCGAGTAGAGAACGCCTGTGCCGCGTCGGGCTACGCCGTCCGACAGGCCGTGCAGGCCGTCAAATCCGGCATGGCCGACGTGGTGCTGGCGGGCGGCGTCGAGGTGATGACCGACGCCTCGGGCGACGCGACGAAGTACTGGCTCGGCGTCAGCGGCGAGACGGAGTGGGAACGACTCTCCGGGACGACGTTCGCCGGCGTCTACGCCCAGATGGCCAGCGCGCACATGGCCGAGCACGGGACGACGAACGAGCAGCTCTCCCAGGTGGCGGTGAAGAACCACGCCCACGGGGCGGACAACCCACACGCCCACCTCGGTTTCACCTGCTCGCTGGAGGACGCGATGAACGCGCCCGTCGTCGCGGACCCGCTGAACCTCTACCACTGCTGTCCGACCACCGACGGCGCGGCGGCGGCCATCGTCGTCAGCGAGGACGTGGTCGACCAGTACGCCGACGAGGCGTTACGCGTCGCGGGCGTCGGCGCGGCTTCCGACCGCGTCGGGCTGTTCCAGCGCGACTCCTACGTGAACGTGCCGGCGTCCGTCGAGGCCGCCGCCACCGCCTACGAGATGGCCGGCTTCGGCCCCGAGGAGCTGGACTTCGCGGAGGTCCACGACTGCTTCGCCATCGCGGAGCTGATGGCCTACGAGGACCTCGGCCTCTGCGAACCGGGCGAGTCCGGGGCGTTCGTCGCCGACGGCCGGAGCGACTACGGCGGCGAGGTCGTCGTCAACACCTCCGGCGGCCTCAAGTCGAAGGGCCACCCCATCGGCGCGACCGGCGCGGGCCAGGTCGTCGAGGCGTTCAAGCAGCTCACCGGACAGGCCGGCGAGCGTCAGGTCGAGGGCGCGACGCGCGGGCTGACCCACAACGTCGGCGGGAGCGGCGGTGCGGCCGTCGTCCACGCCTTCGAGCGCGAGGTGATCGGCGCATGA
- a CDS encoding ribbon-helix-helix protein, CopG family, protein MSNSRITVSLDEDAQEALADVTKRTGQGQSELVRRALTFYAANFQAATTDASEKLEDYHKMLSGGEHVLLDVDFLHCFLDFVSDEEGNRAEEFLAAADEVSAYHAREYEDEFGSLDEMLEWLSLCGFLSVRRSDENRYHVVFPSEEIRWFMTRFIERSAVRLPFDIEIEEGYTKVMMTEHPVEES, encoded by the coding sequence ATGAGCAACTCGCGGATCACCGTCTCGCTCGACGAGGACGCCCAGGAGGCGCTCGCGGACGTCACCAAGCGGACGGGACAGGGCCAGAGCGAGCTCGTCCGGCGGGCGCTGACGTTCTACGCGGCCAACTTCCAGGCGGCGACGACGGACGCGAGCGAGAAGCTGGAGGACTACCACAAGATGCTCTCCGGCGGCGAGCACGTCCTCCTCGACGTGGACTTCCTGCACTGCTTCCTCGACTTCGTCTCCGACGAGGAGGGGAACCGGGCCGAGGAGTTCCTGGCGGCGGCCGACGAGGTGTCGGCGTACCACGCCCGGGAGTACGAGGACGAGTTCGGGAGCCTGGACGAGATGCTGGAGTGGCTCTCGCTCTGTGGCTTCCTCTCGGTCCGCCGGAGCGACGAGAACCGCTACCACGTCGTCTTCCCCTCCGAGGAGATACGCTGGTTCATGACCCGGTTCATCGAGCGCAGCGCGGTCAGACTGCCGTTCGACATCGAGATCGAGGAGGGCTACACGAAGGTCATGATGACCGAACACCCGGTCGAGGAGTCCTGA